In one Brassica oleracea var. oleracea cultivar TO1000 chromosome C9, BOL, whole genome shotgun sequence genomic region, the following are encoded:
- the LOC106317128 gene encoding transcription factor RAX1-like, protein MGRAPCCDKTKVKRGPWSPEEDAKLRDYIEKYGNGGNWISLPLKAGLRRCGKSCRLRWLNYLRPNIKHGDFSEEEDRIIFSLFAAIGSRWSIIAAHLQGRTDNDIKNYWNTKLRKKIMSSSSSSSSSHSSAAMATPFLNPNSHDVKRPITPSATIAPFSYNPYVENSTRSLISNINGFEADDQQIFPFFNPNYPHEFSLEDMSSSNNNNNISGTSGFLLNHSMCDHYSNHNNFSSEVNGKRSEIMMEQEEMMMIDHHIDQMTEGYNGDFTQGYYNNDINGHGDLKRMISGTGTNSNINMGGSGSGSGSGTASSSSFISNLAENKTSSSLLQHTCLPYFYS, encoded by the exons ATGGGAAGAGCTCCATGCTGCGACAAGACAAAAGTGAAGAGAGGACCTTGGTCTCCTGAGGAAGATGCTAAGCTCAGAGATTACATTGAGAAGTATGGTAATGGTGGAAATTGGATCTCTCTTCCTCTCAAAGCTG GTTTGAGGAGATGTGGGAAGAGTTGTAGATTGAGGTGGCTAAACTATTTAAGACCAAACATAAAACATGGCGACTTCTCTGAAGAAGAAGACAGGATCATTTTCAGCCTCTTTGCTGCCATCGGAAGCAG ATGGTCAATAATAGCAGCTCATCTACAGGGAAGAACAGACAACGACATCAAAAACTACTGGAACACAAAGCTAAGGAAGAAAATCATGTCTTCTTCTTCTTCCTCCTCTTCCTCTCACTCATCAGCAGCCATGGCTACTCCTTTTCTAAACCCTAATTCTCATGATGTGAAAAGACCAATAACCCCATCAGCAACTATTGCACCTTTTTCCTACAATCCGTATGTTGAAAACTCAACAAGATCTCTCATCTCCAACATCAATGGCTTTGAAGCTGATGATCAACAGATCTTCCCCTTTTTTAACCCTAATTATCCTCACGAGTTCTCTCTCGAGGACATGAGCAGCAGCAACAACAACAACAACATTTCGGGCACAAGTGGTTTCTTGCTCAACCACAGTATGTGTGATCACTACAGCAACCACAACAATTTCTCCTCAGAGGTCAATGGAAAGCGATCAGAGATTATGATGGAGCAAGAAGAGATGATGATGATAGACCACCACATTGACCAGATGACAGAAGGGTACAATGGAGATTTCACACAAGGGTATTACAATAACGACATTAATGGACATGGGGATTTGAAGCGAATGATTAGTGGAACTGGCACTAATTCGAACATAAACATGGGTGGTTCAGGTTCAGGTTCAGGTTCCGGCACAGCTTCATCTTCTAGTTTCATAAGCAACCTAGCTGAGAACAAAACCAGTAGTAGCCTCCTACAACACACGTGCTTGCCCTATTTCTACTCCTAG